Below is a genomic region from Microbacterium sp. KUDC0406.
GCGTCCGAGCAGCGCGGCGATCTGATCTGCGTCACCGCGACGGCCGATCTGTCGGTCGGTCGGGTGATCACGGTGCCCCTGCGTGCGTCGAGCTGCGCGCTCTCGGGCGGCCTGTGACCTCACCCGATCGTTGAGCGAGCGCCAGCGAGACGAATCGCATCACCATCTGCAGAGAGAGGACAGGTCATGGCAGGAACGGCATTCGCGACCGGCGTGCTCGCCGTCACCGCGACACTCGCCCTCGGCCTCGCGGCGGTGGGCGGAGCATCCGCCACCGCACAGCGCTCGGCGGCCGCGGCGGACGCCGCCGCGCTCGCCGCCGCCGACACGGCCTCCGGCGCGGTGGCCTCGGGAGACGATCCCTGCGTCGTCGCCGAACGGGTGGCCGCGGCATCCGGAGCAGCCATGGTCGACTGCTCGGTGGACGGGCTCGTGGCGACCGTGCAGGTGCAGGCGGCGTACGCTGGTCTCGCCGCCGTCGCCCGCGCCAGAGCGGGCCCACCCGAAGGATCATGACAGCGGAACCCCTCACTCATCGCTGTGTCCCGTACACGAACGCGGTGTGTATGGTGTGCTTCGAAGAAAGGACGCACCCTTGGCTGAAGGCAAGAAGCTCGTCATCGTCGAGTCCCCGACGAAGATGCGGTCTATTCAGGGGTACCTCGGCGACGGCTACGAGGTGCTCAGCTCGGTGGGTCACATCCGCGACCTCGCCGACAAGAAGGACATCCCGGCGGCCGACAAGAAGGCGTACGGCAAGTACTCGATCGACGTCGACCACGGCTTCGACCCGTACTACGTGGTCTCGGACCGCAAGACGAAGACCGTCGCCGAGCTCAAGCGTGCCCTGAAGTCCGCCGACGAGCTCCTGCTCGCCACTGATGAGGACCGCGAGGGCGAGGCCATCGCGTGGCATCTGCTCGAGACGCTCAAGCCCAAGGTCCCCGTCAAGCGGATGGTCTTCCACGAGATCACCAAGG
It encodes:
- a CDS encoding helicase gives rise to the protein MAGTAFATGVLAVTATLALGLAAVGGASATAQRSAAAADAAALAAADTASGAVASGDDPCVVAERVAAASGAAMVDCSVDGLVATVQVQAAYAGLAAVARARAGPPEGS